In the genome of Rhodamnia argentea isolate NSW1041297 chromosome 3, ASM2092103v1, whole genome shotgun sequence, one region contains:
- the LOC125314274 gene encoding uncharacterized protein LOC125314274, translating into MADRAEINAAVREALSEQLDTPSERFEGMMSQKMEQMMASIAARYQPSSSNPQLVIPPPSPPAGNPDKVSERVPINTMPLEDVIITGTGSSPPPLFPVLQAGHVAPGPNDETTKLLTRMEQRIREMEGTHNIPQVDFSAFSKVNVPEKFKMPDFEKYDGTSNPVQHVQMYQARMSKYAANGPLMIQTFQAGPKDAAMRWYTDYEIYSMENWEKAANAFVKHFSFNLDVLISREDLEQAEMKKGETIKQYATRWRNVASHLKPVPPERELMKLFVSTLPQTMRSRILGSAATSFGHLIAMAEEIESGMKKGWYGDVATGTKRFTAKKDKEPVSQVNMTYAQKPMAQVPVVQIPNPQQGNFSAQRQKGNLRPPRQFTPLPGTPSRVLAVLRKKGLLTSEPLRLGNTNSPRYDPSKKCDYHCGEPGHDTDGCYVLKHRIQDLLDSKAFSFQDNSQPNTKNNPLPDHSGKVNAVFSYEGGRRGVFKIQVVDIFNAQFRAGYYRVGEIVSFGQLEERISTLMENGLIVRVNQTEVVATVSQIVIDRDQEFAALTLSQSESSSKVKAVEADVASLIKSDPELADMPALEDAIDDELGIVIPETLVITSPQPFPYKDGKAVPWSYDLALITRSGRAYNDDHPAKQVAEKDAKKFLAVIKTSEYNIIDRLRKLPAQVSLLELLQSSEKHRDSLMKVLGQIHVPENIDRDRLENFVGAILLKDQVAFADDEIPAEGRGHNKALHITIKHKQTYVARVLIDNGSALNICPLATPNRPGVDLARMRAAKTSLRSFDGMKKNVMGQINLEIQIGPSLFDVLFQVLDIPSAFNLLLGRPWIHNAGAVPSSLHQKIKFVVEQKLVIVHGEEDHRIFNETAIPYIEPAHNEEDSYHAFELVRTIHASPESPLPVLEISTTSLMVAKVMIGNGFEPGKGLGRHSQGIRNPIELRGQSHTAGLGFQGRGRPRHGKRHAMDRDKLECSHLSPPLYTTFRSAGVVAGYNETAQFEDDLGIVFPNSLKGQDAVVELMDPDDDEADDGVPDLTGWFDDLTIATVFEDPMQVDGTPEEEPYMVPRPPRPSVNAIFDDPLESLDSE; encoded by the coding sequence ATGGCCGACAGAGCCGAGATCAATGCTGCTGTCCGTGAAGCTTTGAGTGAACAGCTTGACACTCCGAGCGAGCgttttgaagggatgatgtcgcAAAAAATGGAGCAGATGATGGCCAGCATTGCAGCCCGGTATCAGCCATCAAGCTCAAACCCTCAACTAGTCATTCCTCCTCCGTCTCCTCCCGCGGGCAATCCCGACAAGGTTTCGGAGCGTGTTCCCATCAATACCATGCCACTGGAAGATGTTATCATAACCGGTACCGGATCAAGCCCCCCACCATTGTTTCCAGTTCTCCAAGCCGGTCATGTGGCTCCTGGTCCAAATGACGAAACGACCAAGCTGTTGACCCGGATGGAACAAAGAATACGGGAAATGGAGGGTACCCATAACATTCCCCAGGTTGATTTCTCCGCCTTCTCGAAGGTCAATGTGCCCGAGAAGTttaaaatgcccgacttcgaaaagtacGACGGCACTTCCAACCCGGTGCAACATGTCCAGATGTACCAAGCTAGGATGAGCAAGTATGCGGCTAACGGCCCTCTGATGATTCAGACCTTCCAAGCCGGTCCGAAAGATGCAGCTATGAGATGGTACACGGATTATGAAATCTACAGCATGGAGAACTGGGAGAAGGCGGCTAATGCTTTTGTTAAGCATTTTAGTTTCAACTTGGATGTTCTCATTTCTAGGGAAGATCTAGAACAGGCAGAGATGAAGAAAGGCGAGACGATTAAACAGTACGCCactaggtggaggaatgtggcatctcacCTGAAGCCGGTACCCCCTGAgcgagagctcatgaaattgtttgtctcCACTTTACCTCAGACGATGCGGTCACGAATCCTTGGATCTGCTGCGACGTCGTTCGGTCACCTCATTGCGATGGCTGAGGAGATTGAGagcggcatgaagaaaggttggtacggagATGTTGCCACCGGTACCAAGAGATTCAcggcaaagaaagacaaagagccCGTCTcacaggttaacatgacctatgcCCAGAAACCCATGGCCCAGGTGCCGGTCGTGCAAATCCCTAACCCGCAGCAAGGCAACTTTAGTGCACAAcggcaaaaaggaaatttacgTCCTCCTCGGCAATTTACTCCTCTACCTGGGACCCCGTCACGAGTGCTTGCGGTCTTACGTAAGAAAGGGCTTCTGACTTCCGAACCTCTACGACTTGGTAACACGAACTCACCAAGGTATGACCCGTCAAAGAAGTGTGACTACCATTGTGGTGAGCCTGGACATGATACAGACGGCTGTTATGTGTTGAAACACCGCATTCAAGACTTGCTTGAttccaaagcattttcatttcaagacaATAGTCAGCCAAATAccaagaataatcctttgccggatcactcGGGCAAGGTTAATGCTGTCTTTAGTTACGAAGGCGGACGAAGAGGTGTTTTTAAGATCCAAGTGGTTgacattttcaatgctcagTTTAGAGCAGGCTATTATCGAGTTGGAGAAATAGTATCGTTCGGCCAGTTGGAAGAAAGAATCTCAACTCTTATGGAGAACGGGTTGATAGTCCGGGTGAATCAGACCGAGGTAGTAGCCACCGTATCTCAGATTGTAATTGATCGGGATCAAGAATTTGCTGCTTTGACTCTATCTCAATCTGAATCTTCTTCGAAGGTTAAAGCAGTAGAAGCCGACGTGGCTAGTCTAATCAAGAGTGATCCGGAGTTAGCTGATATGCCCGCCTTGGAGGACGCAATagatgatgaactcggaattgTTATACCCGAAACTTTGGTGATTACTTCCCCCCAGCCTTTTCCTTATAAAGATggcaaggcggttccttggtcctatgaCCTTGCCCTGATAACAAGGTCCGGACGTGCTTATAATGATGATCACCCTGCCAAGCAGGTGGCTGAAAAGgatgcaaaaaagtttttagCCGTGATCAAGACAAGTGAGTACAACATTATTGATCGATTACGAAAGTTGCCGGCTCAGGTTTCTCTACTTGAGCTCTTACAGTCATCCGAAAAACATCGGGATTCCCTGATGAAGGTGTTGGGCCAAATTCATGTGCCTGAAAACATCGATCGGGATAGGttggagaattttgttggggccatccttctaaaagatcaggtTGCATTTGCTGACGATGAGATCCCTGCCGAAGGACGAGGCCACAACAAGGCCTTACACATAACGATCAAGCACAAACAGACTTATGTGGCTCGGGTGCTCATTGATAATGGGTCGGCATTGAATATTTGTCCCCTAGCTACACCGAATCGCCCGGGAGTTGACTTGGCCAGGATGCGAGCAGCCAAAACCTCGCTCAGATCTTTTGACGGTATGAAAAAGAACGTTATGGGGCAAATTAATCTCGAGATCCAGATTGGACCATCTCTGTTCGATGTCTTGTTCCAAGTGTTAGACATCCCATCTGCATTCAACCTCTTGCTAGGACGTCCGTGGATTCACAATGCGGGTGCTGTTCCATCAAGTCTTCATCAGAAGATCAAGTTCGTGGTCGAGCAGAAGTTAGTGATAGTCCATGGCGAGGAAGATCATCGAATCTTCAACGAAACGGCTATCCCCtacatcgagccggctcataatgaagaagattcttaccatgctTTTGAGCTAGTACGGACCATTCATGCGTCGCCGGAAAGTCCCTTACCTGTTCTCGAAATATCAACTACCTCTCTTATGGTAGCTAAGGTAATGATCGGCAATGGTTTTGAGCCTGGCAAGGGTTTGGGTCGGCACAGTCAAGGGATCCGCAACCCAATTGAACTTAGAGGCCAGTCCCATACAGCTGGTTTGGGATTCCAAGGACGTGGCCGTCCTAGACATGGTAAGCGACATGCGATGGATCGCGATAAGCTGGAATGTAGTCATTTGTCACCACCTCTTTACACCACCTTCCGATCAGCTGGAGTAGTCGCCGGTTACAATGAGACAGCTCAATTTGAAGATGACCTAGGGATTGTCTTCCCTAACTCGCTGAAAGGCCAAGATGCTGTGGTTGAGCTGATGGACCCGGACGACGATGAAGCCGATGATGGAGTCCCCGATCTTACTGGATGGTTTGATGATTTAACCATTGCTACCGTATTTGAGGATCCCATGCAAGTTGATGGAACACCCGAAGAGGAGCCTTACATGGTGCCTAGACCCCCAAGGCCATCCGTCAATGCCATATTCGACGATCCACTGGAGAgtttagattcggagtaa